The stretch of DNA CTCCGAAGCGTTCAACTCCGGCGTGTCCACAAACTCAACGGCGGGTATAGCGATAGGCTACGGCGCGACAGTCGGTTACGAAAACGGCGAAATAACGACAGACCCGACAAAAGACACGACAGCCGAAAAATCAATAGCAATAGGCTACGGCTCAACAGTAACGGGCGCAAACTCAATAGCGGTAGGTACGGGACACACGGTAAGCGGAAACAATTCCGGCGCGTTCGGAGACCCTAACGTTGTTACAGGAAACGGAAGCTATGCGGTTGGCAACGATAACGTGATAGAGGGCGACAACAACTTTGTCCTCGGCAGTAACGTAAAAATGGGAGCAAACGTTAAAAACAGCGTAGCGTTTGGTTCTGCGGACGGAAAATCGCTGGAAGTAACGGAAAGCAACACCGTAGCAGTCGGCGGACGCACGATAAGCGGCTTGGCAGACGGAATAAATCCGACAGACGCGGTGACAGTCAGACAGGTTGACGCAGTAAGAAACGAGCTTGGCTCCGTTTCAAACGAAGTAAAAGAAGTGGGCGCAATATCAGCAGCACTCGCCGGACTGCACTTTGTTGAACCTACGGGCGAAGAAGGCGACAAACTTGTCGGCGCGGTAGCCTACGGCGGATACAGAGGCGCGAACGCGGAAGCGATAGGACTTGCCTACAAACCGAACCCGAATATGATGCTCTCGGCGTCAACGTCAATCAGCAACGGAAACGACAGCCAGAACGCGTACAACGTTGGTTTCAGCCTGAAATTCGGCAAGGGCGAAACGGCAAAGACGAGAGCCGAATTGCAGAAACAGGTTAAATACCTGAACGAAAAGACAATCGCACAGGACGCTGAAAACGCGGTGTTGAAAGGTGAAATTGAGGCTCTTAAAAATGACAATGAGGCGATAAAGAAAGAAAACGCTGAAATTAAGGAAATGCTGAAAAAGCTGATTAAGTAAGTGCTTAGCATTAAGTAGCAGGCAAAAGACAAAAAGCTGAGCCATAAACTTATAAGCAATAAGACATAAGCTAAAGCAAAGCATAAACGGCTTGGGATTAAAAATTCCCAAGCCGTTGGTGTGTCAGACCTTTTGTCATGAAAGTTATGTAAAGATCAAGTTTTTGCGGCGAAGGCTGATATACTCCGCAAAATTATAGTATAATATTTCCGATGGCGATTTTGAACGGGAATGCAGATATCGCGGCGAGCCGCGAAGTGTTTGAGCGGCTGTACGCTGATTACAACAAGAGAGAGTTTGTTTCCCCTGACCCTCTGCAGTTTTTGTATTCTTACGGCAATCCTCGCGACAGGGAGGCTGCTGCGCTGATTGCCGCTTCTCTTGCCTACGGGCGGGTGGCGCAGATTTTGAAGAGCGTCGGCACGGTTTTGACCGTGCTTGGCGATTCTCCCGCCGAATATCTTGCGAATGCTGACGAAAAGCTGCTGCGGCACGAATTTTCCGGTTTCGTCCACCGTTTCACAGATGAAACAGCGCTTGTCGTTTTTCTTTCCGCGCTGTCGCGCGTCTATCGTGAAGGAACTATGCTGCAGGACGTTTTCTGCGGCGGATTTCGCGGCGATGTTTTCGCCGCGCTTGAGAGTTTTGTGCGGGAACTTGCAGGAAATGAAGGTTCGTTTCTTCTGCCTCTGCCGTCAAAGGGCAGCGCCTGTAAGCGGCTGATGCTTTTTCTGCGCTGGATGGTGCGCTGCGACGAGGTTGACCCGGGAGGCTGGATGAAGGTTTCTCCTTCGGCTTTGTGCGTGCCGCTTGATACTCACATGTTTCAGATTTGTTCTGAGATAGGACTTTGTACGCACAGGGCGGCGAACGGGAATGCGGCGCGGGAGATTACGGACAATTTCAGGATTGTTTCGCCCGACGACCCGGTGAAGTACGATTTTTCGCTGACACGGTTTGGAATCAGAAGCGAGCTGACGTATGCGGAATTGTTTGGGAGATGGAAGAGATAGCCGTATGGCAGAAAGGACAATGACGGTAAGAAGCAATTACTTGACGAGAAAGGAACAGAAATGACTGAAAAAAAGGAACTGACACAGTCTATTCTTCCCTACTGGGATGAGGATTTGGATTTGACGGTGCCGTGCTGGCTGCCGTACGGGAAGGATTTTTCGCCGGTTGCAAGCAATGCGCTTTACAACCCGGCGCTTGCAATGCTTTCTTCCCTGGCGCTCGGTCTGTCGAGCGAGTTTCTGTACATGCACGGAATGCAGATTGGCAGCGTCGGCACAATGTCGCGCCAGAATATTGTTGCTCCGTCGAACAATTCTCTTGTGGAGTTTGGTTTTTCGGCGGTGTTCACCTGGTCTGAAGAACTGGAGAGAGCTCTGCTGCCGCTGCTTGCAAAGATTGCGGGTCTGAGGGCCGGAATTACAATGTGCAGCATTTGGTGCGGCGACGTTTTGCAGGACGAAAACAAGGTTGTCCTGCTGGTGAATGACAATCCGTTTTTTGACGAGAACCGTTTTATCGCCGCGCTGACGAGGAGTTTCGCGCTTCACCTTAAAGCGGAGTCGGCGCCGTGCGCGTTTTTCGCCGAGAAATTCGGCTACAGGCGTTTTTCGATTTCGTACGAGACTGATAAAATGACGCAGATAGGGATTACACAGTTGCTTTACGATATGGAGTTTGACGCGACGCGGGAAATTCTGGGTCCCGCGCCTGAGTTGAAGCTCCCGGAGTTTATGACGATAGGAAACAATGACGATAAGAAGCAATGACGATAAGAGGCAATGACCGTAAGAAGCAATGACTATAAGAAACAATGACTATAAGAAACAATTACAAGAAAAAACAATATCAAAAAACAAAAATTGAAACGAATTATATTACGAATTATATTTCTTTGTAATTGGTACTTTTTGTAATTGTACTTTATGGTAATTGATTTTTTCTAAGCAAGGCGAAGGAGTTGTAAGCATGTTCAATGACAAGCGGAAGATGTTTTTCGTAATTTTGCTTGCGGCGCTGGTGTGCGCGTATATTCTCCCTCTTGGCGGGCATCCTCTTATGGATCCCGACGAGGGGCGGTACAGCGAGATTCCGCGCGAGATGGTTGAGAGCGGGGATTACGTGACGCCGAAGCTGAATTACGTGAAGTATTTCGAGAAGCCGGCGTTTCTTTACTGGGCGAATGCGGCGGCGTTTAAGGCGTTTGGGGAGAACGAGTTTGCTTCGCGAATTACGGTTGCGCTCTGTGCTTTACTTGGCGTTCTGGCGTCGGCGCTGCTTGCAGGTTACGTGTACGGGAAGCTTGCGGGTTGGTTTGCAGCTGTTGTCTGCGGCTCGTCGTTTCTCTATTTCGCCATCGGTACTCTTAACATTACCGATATGCCGCTGTCGTTTTTCCTGACGCTTGCAATGGCGGCGTTCTACGTCGCGCAGCGGGAAGACTGCAAGCGTTTCTATCTGCTGTTTTACGCGGCGTGCGCACTGGCGGTGCTGACGAAAGGGCTTGTGGGCGTTGTGCTTCCGGGAAGCATTATTCTTGTCTATATTCTTGTTACCAGGAAATGGCGCCTGTTTTACAAGCCGCTGTACGTTCCCGCGATAATTCTGTTTTTCCTTATTACCGTGCCGTGGTTTTGGCTGGTGTGCAGGGCAAATCCTGATTTCTTCCGTTTCTTTTTCATTCAGGAGCATTTCCAGCGCTATCTGACGAAGATGCACGACCGCTATGAGCCGTTCTGGTTCTTTATACCGATGATTATAGCCGGAGTACTGCCGTGGACGGCTTTCCTGCCGGGATTTTTCAGCAGAAAGAGCGTGCTTCGTTCGCCGAAGGACGGTGAGCAGCGCGACGCAAACCGTTATCTCGTAATTTGGTTTGCGGTTATTTTCCTGTTCTTTTCCGCTTCGGATTCAAAGCTGATTCCCTATATAGTGCCGTGTATTCCTCCGCTTGCGATTCTTATTGCCGCTGAGCTTGACAGAATGGTTTCCGACGGAGAGACGCACGGCCGTCCGGCGCTTGCACTTGCGCTGACTTCGGGGCTTTTTGGCATTGCTCTTGTTGTTTATCCGTTTACCGGCGGTTACGTGACGTGGTGCGAAGCGTGGAAGGCTGTGCTTTCAGCCGCGCCGGCGCTGATTCTGATGCCGGTTATCGCGTTGCGCCGGTTTAAAAAGGGCGGGGACGTTTTCCGCGGAGTGTGCGCTTTAATGCTCTGTTCCGTGATATTTATTTGCGGTATTCAGCAGGTGTATGGTATCATTGCACCGACAAGAAGTCTTAAGGATTCTGCCGCCGTCGTCAACGCCGTGAGACGGGACGGCGATGTTGTCGTAACGTGGGGCGAGGTGCTCCAGGGAGTTTCTTTCTACACGAAGCAGCGCGCCATGGTTGTCGGCGGCGAGGGAGAGCTTGCCTACGGCGCGGCGCAGCCTGAAGGCAAAGGCTGGT from Candidatus Equadaptatus faecalis encodes:
- a CDS encoding TIGR02757 family protein, translating into MAILNGNADIAASREVFERLYADYNKREFVSPDPLQFLYSYGNPRDREAAALIAASLAYGRVAQILKSVGTVLTVLGDSPAEYLANADEKLLRHEFSGFVHRFTDETALVVFLSALSRVYREGTMLQDVFCGGFRGDVFAALESFVRELAGNEGSFLLPLPSKGSACKRLMLFLRWMVRCDEVDPGGWMKVSPSALCVPLDTHMFQICSEIGLCTHRAANGNAAREITDNFRIVSPDDPVKYDFSLTRFGIRSELTYAELFGRWKR
- a CDS encoding YadA-like family protein; protein product: AALRPDTLTIDGHDYITTAGINANGKEIANVKAAEIALNGNYAATTGQLYETNKKIETKADKATTLLGYGITDAYTKISVDDKVANLNNRIDNIEVSGSEAIGAKKIDETNDKAASAQAKGSISEAFNSGVSTNSTAGIAIGYGATVGYENGEITTDPTKDTTAEKSIAIGYGSTVTGANSIAVGTGHTVSGNNSGAFGDPNVVTGNGSYAVGNDNVIEGDNNFVLGSNVKMGANVKNSVAFGSADGKSLEVTESNTVAVGGRTISGLADGINPTDAVTVRQVDAVRNELGSVSNEVKEVGAISAALAGLHFVEPTGEEGDKLVGAVAYGGYRGANAEAIGLAYKPNPNMMLSASTSISNGNDSQNAYNVGFSLKFGKGETAKTRAELQKQVKYLNEKTIAQDAENAVLKGEIEALKNDNEAIKKENAEIKEMLKKLIK
- a CDS encoding phospholipid carrier-dependent glycosyltransferase, whose translation is MFNDKRKMFFVILLAALVCAYILPLGGHPLMDPDEGRYSEIPREMVESGDYVTPKLNYVKYFEKPAFLYWANAAAFKAFGENEFASRITVALCALLGVLASALLAGYVYGKLAGWFAAVVCGSSFLYFAIGTLNITDMPLSFFLTLAMAAFYVAQREDCKRFYLLFYAACALAVLTKGLVGVVLPGSIILVYILVTRKWRLFYKPLYVPAIILFFLITVPWFWLVCRANPDFFRFFFIQEHFQRYLTKMHDRYEPFWFFIPMIIAGVLPWTAFLPGFFSRKSVLRSPKDGEQRDANRYLVIWFAVIFLFFSASDSKLIPYIVPCIPPLAILIAAELDRMVSDGETHGRPALALALTSGLFGIALVVYPFTGGYVTWCEAWKAVLSAAPALILMPVIALRRFKKGGDVFRGVCALMLCSVIFICGIQQVYGIIAPTRSLKDSAAVVNAVRRDGDVVVTWGEVLQGVSFYTKQRAMVVGGEGELAYGAAQPEGKGWFVSREEFKELWKKGGRYIVVLEDKHGDRVKEVLYPEDLAEAKVVRVNKYTVLYREVR